One Onychostoma macrolepis isolate SWU-2019 chromosome 10, ASM1243209v1, whole genome shotgun sequence genomic region harbors:
- the slc25a1b gene encoding tricarboxylate transport protein B, mitochondrial isoform X2 encodes MFEFLSNKMRDESGKLDSTRGLICGLGAGVAEAIVVVCPMETIKVKFIHDQTSANPKYRGFFHGVREIVRTQGLKGTYQGLTATVLKQGSNQAIRFYVMTALRNWYKGDNPNKTINPFVTGAFGAVAGAASVFGNTPLDVIKTRMQGLEAHKYKNTVDCAMKIMKHEGPAAFYKGTVPRLGRVCMDVAIVFIIYEEVVKFLNKVWKTD; translated from the exons ATGTTTGAATTCCTCAGTAATAAGATGAGGGATGAGTCTGGGAAGCTGGACAGCACGCGGGGCTTGATCTGCGGTCTGGGAGCAGGAGTGGCAGAGGCTATAGTCGTGGTGTGTCCTATGGAGACTATAAAG GTCAAATTCATCCACGATCAGACCTCAGCGAACCCGAAGTACAGAGGATTTTTCCACGGCGTGAGGGAAATAGTCAGAACACAAG GACTCAAAGGAACCTATCAGGGACTGACCGCAACAGTACTGAAGCAGGGCTCAAACCAGGCCATCCGATTCTATGTAATGACTGCTCTCAGAAACTGGTACAAAG GCGATAACCCCAATAAGACTATTAACCCCTTTGTGACCGGAGCATTTGGAGCCGTTGCTGGAGCCGCAAGCGTGTTTGGAAATACACCACTGGATGTGATCAAAACGAGAATGCAG GGATTGGAAGCTCACAAATACAAGAACACAGTTGACTGCGCCATGAAAATCATGAAACACGAAGGACCGGCTGC ATTCTACAAAGGCACCGTGCCCAGGTTAGGCCGGGTCTGTATGGACGTGGCTATAGTGTTCATAATCTACGAGGAAGTGGTTAAATTTCTTAACAAGGTGTGGAAGACGGATTAA